Below is a genomic region from Bordetella pertussis 18323.
TGCAGGGTGGACAGGTTCGAGGCGGTGTGCGTGGGCATGGCCAGGTGCGCCACAGGTTCCAGCCCCAGCGTGCGGGCCGCGGCGCGCGCCTTCGAGGCGGCGCCGCGCCCGGTCCGAGGCGGCCAGCGGCCCGGTCACCAGCGCGATGCGGCGGTGTCCCAGATCGGCCAGGCGTTGCACCATGTCGCGCGCGGCGGCGCGGTTGTCGACCGACACAAAAGGGTGCGACCCCGATTCGTTATAGGCCAGCACATGCGGCACCTGCGCCTGTTCGAGGGCTTGCAGCGTGGCATTGCGGGCAGGGTTGCCGACGGTCAGGATCAGGCCGTCGATCTGGTGGTCGATCAGCGCCTGCACGGCGTCGGCCTCGATCGCGGGCTGGTAGTTGGTCGTCGCCATCATGACGCTGTAGCCGGCGCGGCGTGCATACTGTTCGGCGCCCTCGAAGCAATCGGCGAATACCGGGTTGGTCAGCGTGAGCAGCAGCAGGCCGATGGTGCGCGAGCGGCCGGCGCGCAGGCTGCGGCCCACGCGGTTGGGCCGAAAGCCGCTGCGTTGCGCGACCGCTTCGATATGCGCGAGCGTATCGGGCTTGAGCAGCGCGGGCTGGTTGAAGGCGCGCGATACCGTGGCGGGCGATCTCGATGATAGATGGTCGGCCTGGCGGCTTGCGGCTCACAGCGTGCCTCGCGAGGAATTGTCACGATGAAAACGATTTCATTCTAGGCATGCAGCATGACAACGATGTGTCACGGCGCCACCTTAGTCGAAATTTCCCAAAGCGCCAACGACATTGCATCGTGCAGTGCCGCAAGTTTTGCGCCATGCGCCGGGTTGCTTCTACACTCGAAGCGCGGCGCGCGCGTTCCGAAAACAAATATTGCGGCGCCGCGCATATTGCAATCCGAGTCGTGCATAAAGACATCATTGGGGAATGGGGAAAGCGATGAACCTGAATCGCATCAGCGCGTCCGAGGCCGCGCGCCTGCTGAATCGGCGCGACCTGACGGCCGAGCAATTGGCGCGGGCCTGTCTGGCTCGCATCGAGCAGCGCGAGCCGGAGGTCCAGGCCTGGACCGCGCTGCGTCCGGACGCCGTGCTGGCCGCCGCGCGCGAACTCGACCGTGGTCCGATACGCGGCGTGCTGCACGGCCTGCCGCTGGGCGTGAAGGATATGTTCGACACAGCCGATCTGCCCACCGCCTATGGGTCCGGCATCTACCAATCGCATCAGCCGCGCGCCGACGCCGCCGCGGTCGCGCTGTGCCGCGACGCGGGCGCGTTGGTGCTGGGCAAGACCGCCACCACCGAGTTCGCCACCTACCACCCCGGCCCCACGCGCAATCCGCGCAACACGGCCTATACGCCGGGCGGCTCGTCCAGCGGGTCGGCCGCGGCCGTGGCCGACGACATGGTGCCGCTGGCGCTGGGCACGCAAACTGCCGGCTCGGTGATACGGCCGGCCGCGTACTGCGGCGTGGTGGGCTACAAGCCCAGTTTCGGACGCATTTCGCGCGCCGGCCTGAAATCGCTGGCCGAAACGCTCGATACCGTCGGCATGTTCGCGCGCAGCGTCGACGACGTGGCCTTGCTGGCCTCGGCCTTGATGCGCGACGCGCGGCTGCGCGAATTGCGCTATGACGGCACCCCGCGCGTGGCCATGTTCCGCAGCCCGCAATGGCGCCATACCCTGCCCGAAACGCGTCCAGCGTTCGAGCGCGCCGCGCGCGCGCTTTCGCAGGCGGGCGCCGTCGTGGAGGAACTGGCGCCGCCGCCCAACGAGGATTGCGGGCTGGCGCAGCTGCATAGCGATGTGATGGCCTACGAGGCCGCGCAGGCGCTGGCTTTCGAACGCATCCACTACCCATCGCAACTGAGCACCAAGCTGGCGGCGATGCTGGAGGCCGGCGCCGCGCTGACCGCCGAGCAATACCTGGCCCACCTGGCGCAGGCGGGGCAGGCGCGCGCGAAAGTGGCCGAATGGCTGCAGCGCTACGACGTGCTGCTGGCGCCCAGCGCTACCGGCGATCCGCTGTTCTGCCGGGCCTGGACCTTGTTCGGCGTACCGTGCGTGCACCTGCCGTTCGCGCAAGGGCCGCAAGGCTTGCCGGTGGGGTTGCAGGTCGTGGGAGGGTTTCGCGACGACCAGCGCCTGCTGGCGATCGCGCGCTGGATGAATGGCGTGCTGGCGGCGGATTGACGCTGCCGGGGTAGCGGGTGCCGGTCCCCGCACGGGGAGCGACTCCTGCGGCAAGGGTGCCTGTCCCCGCGGGGACAGGCACCCGAGGGGTTACGCGGCGACGGCTTC
It encodes:
- a CDS encoding amidase, giving the protein MNLNRISASEAARLLNRRDLTAEQLARACLARIEQREPEVQAWTALRPDAVLAAARELDRGPIRGVLHGLPLGVKDMFDTADLPTAYGSGIYQSHQPRADAAAVALCRDAGALVLGKTATTEFATYHPGPTRNPRNTAYTPGGSSSGSAAAVADDMVPLALGTQTAGSVIRPAAYCGVVGYKPSFGRISRAGLKSLAETLDTVGMFARSVDDVALLASALMRDARLRELRYDGTPRVAMFRSPQWRHTLPETRPAFERAARALSQAGAVVEELAPPPNEDCGLAQLHSDVMAYEAAQALAFERIHYPSQLSTKLAAMLEAGAALTAEQYLAHLAQAGQARAKVAEWLQRYDVLLAPSATGDPLFCRAWTLFGVPCVHLPFAQGPQGLPVGLQVVGGFRDDQRLLAIARWMNGVLAAD